In Janthinobacterium agaricidamnosum NBRC 102515 = DSM 9628, the DNA window CAGGTCGCCGTCGTTCAGGAAGCCGGCGCCGCTGACGACGATGCTGGTATCGGGCGTGATGCCGCCGAGGATTTCGATGCGGCCGGCCAGCCGGCGGCCCGGCTGCACCTTGATCTGGCTGACGCGCTGGTCTGGATTGAGGCGGAACACGTAGCTGAAGCCGTCGCGTATCGCGATCGCCTGCTGCGGCACGGTGATCGCGTCGGAAGCGCCCAGTTCGAACTGGCCGCTGGCGTACATGCCGGCCTTGAACGGCGCTTCCTTGCCGGTGGCGGCCGGCAAGTCGACGTACACCAGCGCTGAGCGGGTTTGCGGATCGACGGTCGGTGCGATCATGCGCACCTTGCCGTTCAGCACGCTGCCGTTGGCGGCCGTCACTTGCGCGCTGGTGCCGGGTTTCAGGTTCAGCAATTCGGCGGCGGTGACTTCGGCGCGCCATTCGAGGCGCCCCTGGCGTATCATGCGGAACAATTCGGTGCCGGCGCCGACCACCGACCCGACGGTGGCGCTGCGCGATGAAATCACGCCGCTGTCCGGCGCCACCACCTGGGTATATTTCAGGCGCAGCTGCTGGCTGGCCAGTGACGCCCTGGCCGA includes these proteins:
- a CDS encoding efflux RND transporter periplasmic adaptor subunit produces the protein MKKLTIKPIALALAAVSSLAVIGFGAYAPASSAADDKGKAGVQKAALTVTTAKPSSARLPIKLSANGNVSAWQEAVIGSESNGLRLTDVKVNVGDMVRSGQVLALFSSDTVNADLAQARAAVMEAEANAAEAVADAARARTLQSSGALSAQQISQYLTAEQTANARIASARASLASQQLRLKYTQVVAPDSGVISSRSATVGSVVGAGTELFRMIRQGRLEWRAEVTAAELLNLKPGTSAQVTAANGSVLNGKVRMIAPTVDPQTRSALVYVDLPAATGKEAPFKAGMYASGQFELGASDAITVPQQAIAIRDGFSYVFRLNPDQRVSQIKVQPGRRLAGRIEILGGITPDTSIVVSGAGFLNDGDLVRNVAAAAAPNKERP